One Natronobacterium texcoconense DNA window includes the following coding sequences:
- a CDS encoding energy-coupling factor ABC transporter ATP-binding protein produces MIEFRSVTYAFEDVPVLEDLSLSIADGEFVLVAGANGSGKTTLLRHCNGLLSPDSGTVLVDGTPVEENVVAARASVGMVFQHPRDQFVAATIGADVAFGPENLGLDREEIDRRVAVALEAVNLAGREDDRIDGLSGGEQARVAIAGALAMEPTHLVLDEPFTGLDEPARQSVLERLEALSVDGTGVLLATHDLRDVLDLADRVIAMCDGEVVVDAPPAQAVERLEGLAVRVPRC; encoded by the coding sequence ATGATCGAGTTCCGCTCGGTCACCTACGCCTTCGAGGACGTCCCCGTCCTCGAGGACCTCTCGCTATCGATCGCGGACGGCGAGTTCGTCCTCGTCGCGGGCGCGAACGGCAGCGGGAAGACCACCCTGTTGCGACACTGTAACGGGCTGTTGTCGCCCGACTCGGGGACCGTCCTCGTCGACGGCACGCCCGTCGAGGAGAATGTCGTCGCCGCCCGCGCGAGCGTCGGCATGGTCTTTCAACACCCGCGAGACCAGTTCGTCGCCGCAACGATCGGCGCGGACGTCGCCTTCGGCCCCGAGAACCTCGGTCTCGACCGCGAAGAGATCGACCGTCGTGTCGCGGTCGCACTCGAGGCCGTCAACCTCGCGGGCCGCGAGGACGATCGAATCGACGGTCTTTCGGGCGGCGAACAGGCCCGCGTCGCGATCGCCGGCGCGCTGGCGATGGAACCGACCCACCTCGTTCTCGACGAGCCGTTTACCGGACTCGACGAACCCGCCCGGCAGTCGGTACTCGAGCGCCTCGAGGCGCTGTCGGTCGACGGTACCGGCGTCTTGCTCGCGACCCACGACCTCCGGGACGTCCTCGACCTGGCGGACCGCGTGATCGCGATGTGTGACGGCGAGGTGGTCGTCGACGCACCGCCGGCACAGGCCGTGGAACGACTGGAGGGACTTGCGGTTCGCGTGCCACGATGTTGA
- a CDS encoding DUF5799 family protein: protein MSERSWTDRIVGERMTVDQEFSSRIASSELSNQQWSLVMTATEFEIEHPDDPDRARIVANTDQVEQIIPELENVQAGMGAMGGPGAQGGGSGASGGLVDSIKGALGLGGGGNDHDEKLEIAERLTQEYADELQAHLEENGRWDSVREAAAESE, encoded by the coding sequence ATGAGCGAGAGGTCGTGGACCGACCGGATCGTCGGCGAGCGAATGACCGTCGATCAGGAGTTTTCGTCACGTATCGCGTCGTCGGAGCTGTCGAACCAGCAGTGGAGTCTGGTGATGACGGCCACCGAGTTCGAGATCGAACACCCCGACGATCCCGACCGCGCTCGGATCGTCGCGAACACGGATCAGGTCGAACAGATCATTCCGGAACTCGAGAACGTCCAGGCCGGCATGGGGGCGATGGGCGGTCCGGGCGCACAGGGCGGCGGTTCGGGCGCTTCGGGTGGGCTCGTCGACTCGATCAAGGGCGCGCTCGGACTCGGCGGTGGCGGCAACGATCACGACGAGAAACTCGAGATCGCCGAACGACTCACCCAGGAGTACGCCGACGAACTACAGGCCCACCTCGAGGAGAACGGCCGCTGGGACTCGGTTCGCGAGGCAGCAGCCGAAAGCGAGTAA
- a CDS encoding DUF7282 domain-containing protein, which produces MTQRRTRTVVVIAVAFAVLMATSVVALPFLGGGFGSAEDDEAPAVNDGAAESQDDGASASIGAEASDDLELISMESPEIEEAAGDTGGSPTAQLQEDRSEAVEAGVDEGISLAEEEGVEVTDDEREAAIQGASEFVTEHDDADDEQVREATKGAVHGSLLAAQEVNVTATQYAVGGAVDGALAQHATVEASQLQRAAKGATFGAITQEQRVTVEQIQVATRGAASGAASEAGERGVEDGTKTEEAAKGAAYGVLEQYQSITVEQRQQVTLEHVQHAAAGAGAGAIEGSDEVDVVDEEVDLEADQYQRADAKQIQKAATGAAKGALVQRQTVTVEQTQSAAWGASAGALKGVQSVTVEQVQRVTITGVQEASFGAAKGAIYQSQEATVEQIQAAADGGAQGVLVQQQEVTITQIQSAATGASKGAVESAIQYQVVEIEQIQSAAFGAGEGAVVQQQVVDVTQVQQLASGSASGALSQHQEATVEQIQIGAASASQETARAIQYQQISVTQLQVLTQETAADATGYAVAEGIDDATAVVQYVEIEVVQRVEEIDELEGEATITFQDQDSDGDSVVIDAIELSEGGFVAVYDELAVDADPEAVLGSSEYLEAGAYDNVTVELDESLEESQPLTAVVHHDTTGDETFQYVESDGSEDEPYVSEGGAPVLDSAFVTVDEEPEPEPEAELDVSDQTGDGETLTVDEANASVDYTVSAEYDDGERVDSEAFDADDGVEDLELELEPPIDADTSVDVSVRDVEDDEVLASETIAYALEDDPEPVPEAELEVSDQRGDGEAVTIGEANATVDYSLTVAEEGEDDFLVETDPFPASEGIENESIEFDDPLEDNATLEVSIVDVADDEVLASDTLEYTLDEAFEVEFVDCTRAEVSDSLEEGDTVAASTGFYTAGGFGNTIIEDFVTVGEDVEAPFTGTIVFEIGDGEGVVEADEDEVVVDVGDYGDYGTTITGISSPEAVPTASIDHPNPDSAECIAETRPDLPTVSVEETTVVDEGDTDEPPTIDVTFGYENPNDASIFVGTELEGTTDDEPIDELEPGENTFTVEWTPETDEEQLVWTVDMTIYDYDEVLTAETDPAGEIVDVPEEEPATFEISEVATNSPIEQGEDLDIDATITNVGDEAGTQDVELALENETVDTSELTLEAGESATASLAAETDDLEPDTYTATLSTENESVEMTLVVEEAEDEMEDVETEEETDNELPTEADDEFEDPGDETDVDDETETDDSLEVPDDGLEEPDAETDEDDETDAGDEETDTGLPDSPDEATGPDGIQDDGSEPGATDEPATGDDGPQIEDGPAASDSPDETAGSA; this is translated from the coding sequence ATGACGCAGCGACGAACGCGGACGGTCGTCGTGATCGCGGTCGCGTTCGCCGTCCTCATGGCGACGAGCGTCGTCGCGTTGCCGTTTCTCGGCGGCGGGTTCGGTTCGGCGGAGGACGACGAAGCGCCCGCCGTGAACGATGGGGCAGCCGAGAGCCAGGACGATGGAGCGTCGGCTTCGATCGGTGCCGAAGCGAGCGACGACCTCGAGTTGATCTCGATGGAATCACCGGAAATCGAGGAGGCTGCGGGTGATACCGGCGGGAGCCCGACGGCACAACTCCAGGAGGACCGCAGCGAGGCCGTCGAAGCCGGGGTCGACGAGGGAATCTCCCTCGCCGAGGAAGAGGGCGTCGAGGTGACCGACGACGAGCGCGAGGCCGCCATCCAGGGAGCAAGCGAGTTCGTCACAGAGCACGACGACGCCGACGACGAACAGGTCCGGGAGGCGACGAAAGGGGCCGTCCACGGCTCGCTGCTCGCCGCCCAGGAGGTAAACGTCACCGCGACCCAGTACGCCGTCGGTGGTGCGGTCGACGGCGCGCTCGCCCAGCACGCGACGGTCGAGGCGAGCCAGCTACAGCGTGCAGCCAAAGGAGCGACCTTCGGCGCGATCACGCAGGAACAGCGCGTGACCGTCGAACAGATCCAGGTCGCGACGCGCGGTGCTGCGTCCGGCGCTGCGAGCGAAGCCGGTGAACGCGGCGTCGAGGACGGCACCAAGACGGAGGAAGCCGCCAAGGGAGCAGCCTACGGCGTCCTCGAGCAGTACCAGTCGATTACGGTCGAACAGCGCCAGCAGGTCACCCTCGAGCACGTCCAGCACGCGGCCGCGGGTGCGGGTGCGGGAGCGATTGAGGGTTCGGACGAAGTGGACGTCGTGGACGAAGAAGTCGACCTCGAGGCCGACCAGTACCAGCGTGCAGACGCCAAGCAGATCCAGAAGGCGGCGACGGGAGCCGCGAAGGGCGCACTCGTTCAGCGTCAGACGGTGACGGTCGAACAGACCCAGTCCGCGGCCTGGGGAGCCAGCGCGGGGGCGCTGAAGGGAGTGCAGTCGGTAACCGTCGAGCAGGTCCAGCGGGTCACGATAACCGGGGTGCAGGAGGCCTCGTTCGGCGCGGCCAAGGGAGCGATCTATCAGAGTCAGGAGGCGACCGTCGAGCAGATCCAGGCCGCCGCAGACGGGGGTGCACAGGGAGTGCTCGTCCAGCAGCAGGAGGTCACAATCACGCAGATCCAGTCTGCCGCGACCGGGGCCTCGAAAGGAGCCGTCGAGTCGGCGATCCAGTATCAGGTCGTCGAGATCGAACAGATCCAGAGCGCCGCCTTCGGCGCCGGTGAGGGCGCAGTAGTCCAGCAGCAGGTCGTCGACGTGACGCAGGTCCAGCAACTAGCCAGCGGAAGTGCAAGCGGTGCCCTCTCCCAGCATCAGGAGGCGACGGTCGAACAGATACAGATCGGGGCCGCGAGCGCGAGCCAGGAGACCGCCCGCGCGATCCAGTACCAGCAGATCAGCGTCACCCAACTCCAGGTGTTGACTCAGGAGACCGCCGCCGACGCGACGGGGTACGCGGTCGCCGAAGGCATCGACGACGCGACCGCGGTCGTCCAGTACGTCGAAATCGAGGTCGTCCAGCGGGTCGAGGAGATCGACGAACTCGAGGGCGAGGCGACGATCACCTTCCAGGATCAGGACTCCGACGGCGACAGCGTCGTGATCGACGCGATAGAGCTCTCCGAAGGCGGCTTCGTCGCAGTCTACGACGAGCTAGCGGTCGACGCCGATCCCGAGGCCGTCCTGGGCTCCTCGGAGTACCTCGAGGCCGGCGCGTACGACAACGTGACCGTCGAACTCGACGAGTCGCTCGAGGAGAGCCAACCGCTGACCGCGGTCGTCCACCACGACACGACCGGCGACGAGACGTTCCAGTACGTCGAGAGCGACGGCTCCGAGGACGAACCGTACGTCTCTGAGGGTGGTGCGCCGGTGCTCGACAGCGCGTTCGTCACCGTCGACGAAGAGCCGGAACCCGAACCCGAGGCGGAACTCGACGTCTCGGATCAGACCGGTGACGGCGAGACACTGACCGTCGACGAGGCCAACGCCTCCGTCGACTACACGGTGTCGGCCGAGTACGACGACGGCGAACGCGTCGACAGCGAGGCGTTCGATGCAGACGACGGAGTCGAAGACCTCGAGCTGGAACTCGAGCCACCGATCGACGCCGACACCAGCGTCGACGTCTCCGTCCGTGACGTCGAAGACGACGAGGTACTCGCGAGCGAGACGATCGCGTACGCGCTCGAGGACGACCCCGAACCCGTCCCCGAAGCCGAACTCGAGGTCTCGGATCAGCGCGGCGACGGCGAGGCGGTAACGATCGGCGAGGCGAACGCGACGGTCGACTACAGCCTCACCGTCGCCGAGGAAGGCGAAGACGACTTCCTCGTCGAGACCGATCCGTTCCCGGCCAGTGAGGGAATCGAAAACGAGTCGATCGAGTTCGACGACCCACTCGAGGATAACGCGACGCTCGAGGTCTCGATCGTCGACGTCGCCGACGACGAGGTGCTCGCGAGCGACACGCTCGAGTACACCCTCGACGAGGCGTTCGAAGTCGAGTTCGTCGACTGCACGCGCGCGGAGGTCAGCGACTCGCTCGAGGAGGGAGACACTGTGGCGGCCAGCACCGGGTTCTACACCGCCGGCGGGTTCGGGAACACGATCATCGAGGACTTCGTGACGGTCGGAGAAGACGTCGAAGCGCCGTTCACCGGAACGATAGTCTTCGAGATCGGTGACGGCGAGGGTGTCGTCGAAGCCGACGAGGACGAGGTCGTCGTCGACGTCGGCGACTACGGCGACTACGGAACGACCATCACGGGCATCAGTTCGCCCGAGGCGGTGCCGACCGCGAGTATCGATCATCCGAACCCGGACAGCGCCGAGTGCATCGCGGAGACGCGGCCCGACCTGCCGACGGTCTCCGTCGAGGAGACGACCGTCGTCGACGAGGGCGACACCGACGAACCGCCGACGATCGACGTCACCTTCGGCTACGAAAACCCCAACGACGCGAGCATCTTCGTCGGGACGGAACTCGAGGGGACGACCGACGACGAACCGATCGACGAACTCGAGCCCGGCGAGAACACGTTCACCGTCGAGTGGACGCCCGAGACCGACGAGGAACAACTCGTCTGGACGGTGGACATGACGATCTACGACTACGACGAGGTGCTCACCGCGGAGACCGATCCTGCAGGCGAGATCGTCGACGTTCCCGAGGAAGAGCCCGCGACGTTCGAGATCAGCGAGGTGGCGACGAACTCGCCGATCGAACAGGGCGAAGACCTCGACATCGACGCGACGATCACGAACGTCGGCGACGAAGCCGGTACCCAGGACGTCGAACTCGCGCTCGAGAACGAGACCGTCGACACGAGCGAACTCACGCTCGAGGCCGGTGAGTCGGCGACCGCGTCGCTTGCCGCGGAGACCGACGATCTCGAGCCCGACACGTACACTGCGACGCTCTCGACCGAAAACGAGAGCGTCGAAATGACGCTGGTGGTCGAGGAAGCCGAGGACGAGATGGAGGACGTCGAGACCGAAGAGGAGACCGACAACGAACTACCGACTGAAGCCGACGACGAGTTCGAAGACCCCGGCGACGAGACCGACGTTGACGACGAGACGGAAACGGACGACAGTCTCGAGGTGCCGGACGACGGCCTCGAGGAACCGGATGCAGAGACTGACGAAGACGACGAAACGGATGCGGGCGACGAGGAAACTGATACCGGTCTCCCGGACAGTCCGGACGAAGCGACGGGGCCAGACGGGATTCAGGACGACGGGTCAGAACCGGGAGCGACCGACGAGCCGGCCACTGGCGACGATGGGCCACAGATCGAGGACGGACCAGCGGCCAGCGATTCGCCGGACGAGACGGCAGGGTCGGCGTAG
- a CDS encoding SHOCT domain-containing protein: protein MDDDPKRRFRENVTEIAATVVTGIWLAALLTGQGWWLGALLIGYIVVVPLIALLFGDEEDRAEWWDDDWWDEESESADEPADSGETSVAPRSNRDALETLRDRYAAGELTDEQFERKLERLLETETLEDADRWRRQARAERDRQRDANDDRDRDLEYET, encoded by the coding sequence ATGGACGACGATCCGAAGCGCCGGTTCCGCGAGAACGTGACTGAAATCGCGGCGACCGTCGTCACCGGCATCTGGCTCGCGGCACTGCTGACCGGCCAGGGCTGGTGGCTGGGGGCGCTGTTGATCGGATACATCGTCGTCGTGCCACTGATCGCCTTGCTGTTCGGGGACGAGGAAGACCGGGCGGAGTGGTGGGACGACGACTGGTGGGACGAGGAGTCGGAATCTGCCGACGAACCCGCCGATTCCGGCGAAACGAGTGTCGCGCCACGGTCCAACCGCGACGCCCTCGAGACGCTGCGCGACCGCTACGCTGCCGGTGAACTCACCGACGAGCAGTTCGAGCGGAAACTCGAGCGCCTGCTCGAGACGGAGACGCTCGAGGACGCCGACCGGTGGCGACGGCAGGCCCGCGCCGAACGCGACCGACAGCGGGACGCGAACGACGATCGGGACCGTGATCTGGAGTACGAGACGTAG
- a CDS encoding biotin transporter BioY, with the protein METEHGSVQAVDDVVVRQFARAALLAALIGVGAQIAFPNPFSPAPVTLQVLFVFLAGIVLGPVWGSVSMVLYLAAGAVGAPVFAAFTAGPGVLLGDSGGYLWAYPIAAGLIGLLVHRGRDLRDPATVSTPVLVAALVAGTAVIYAMGVGYMAWLFELGLVEAILVGAVPFIPFELLKMAAALAIVKSGRITPVGAR; encoded by the coding sequence ATGGAAACCGAACATGGCTCGGTTCAGGCGGTCGATGACGTCGTCGTCAGGCAGTTCGCACGAGCAGCGTTGCTCGCCGCGTTGATCGGTGTCGGGGCACAGATTGCGTTTCCGAACCCGTTCTCACCGGCACCGGTCACGTTACAGGTGCTGTTCGTCTTCCTGGCCGGTATCGTGCTCGGCCCCGTCTGGGGGTCCGTTTCGATGGTGCTGTACCTGGCGGCCGGTGCCGTCGGCGCGCCCGTTTTCGCCGCGTTCACCGCCGGTCCCGGCGTCTTGCTCGGGGACAGTGGCGGCTACCTCTGGGCGTATCCGATCGCTGCCGGGCTGATCGGCCTGCTCGTTCACCGCGGCCGCGACCTCCGTGATCCAGCGACGGTCTCCACACCCGTGCTCGTCGCCGCGCTCGTGGCAGGGACGGCGGTCATCTACGCGATGGGCGTCGGCTACATGGCCTGGCTCTTCGAACTAGGTCTCGTCGAAGCGATCCTCGTCGGTGCGGTTCCGTTCATCCCCTTCGAACTCCTCAAGATGGCCGCTGCGCTCGCGATCGTCAAGAGCGGGCGGATCACGCCGGTCGGCGCCCGATGA
- a CDS encoding DHH family phosphoesterase, translating to MGNCIICGTAVDGEVCESHEEDVAFEFRGTSASHLSPGRYYRGTVDGYADFGVFVDVGDHVTGLLHRSELDQRLESLDWEPGDEVFVQVLDVRDNGNVDLGWSIRQREREFRGKLIETADDEFQPEEFDDESESTESESASDDSTADADDVAAGDLQAAAEEDQSPSSGGDAVAASGSGGASTTVTTETSSGSTAATDDAADAEPTTDAEPALNRTTVDAIENQVGSIVRLEGEITGVRQTSGPTVFELSDETATVECAAFEEAGVRAYPSVEVDDVVALEGEVERHHGDLQIETETLDVLEDEDRETVRDRLESAIQQEAQPAEIDLLAEHDAVVAVEDGLADAVTAIRRAVMEARPVVVRHGATADGYVAGAAIERAVLPLIREKHTREDAEYHYFERRPLDDRVYDMDAATDDVTSMLEARDRHGEQLPLVVLVDVGSTVESVDGYDLLSLYDANAIVIDDSRADEEITDAVEVTVAPSLAGADVSDVTSTALAANVAAHVNDDVRSEIEHLPAISYWEDTPEDYLELATDAGYDETAISERREAVALEAYYQSYKDKRELVADLLFGDNESPEARDGDLAAHVSEQFRAKLDTELETARENVETEEVDGITVAVLDTAAFTHRYNFPTTTLLLDELHRRQHDEGPFVTLGVGDDELHVRTTESLNVRDLGNEIADAAPDAGVRVVGGQDGHVEFLPGEREAVREAALDALDETLN from the coding sequence ATGGGTAACTGTATCATCTGTGGCACAGCTGTCGACGGAGAAGTCTGCGAGAGTCACGAGGAGGACGTCGCTTTCGAATTTCGCGGTACCTCCGCTTCGCATCTCTCCCCCGGCCGGTACTACCGGGGGACCGTCGACGGCTATGCCGACTTCGGCGTCTTCGTCGACGTCGGCGATCACGTCACTGGCCTGTTGCACAGAAGCGAACTCGACCAACGACTCGAGAGTCTCGACTGGGAGCCCGGGGACGAAGTCTTCGTCCAGGTGCTCGACGTTCGGGACAACGGTAACGTCGACCTGGGCTGGTCGATCCGCCAGCGCGAACGCGAGTTCCGCGGCAAGCTGATCGAGACGGCCGACGACGAGTTCCAGCCCGAGGAGTTCGACGACGAGTCCGAGAGCACCGAAAGCGAGTCGGCAAGCGACGACTCGACCGCGGACGCCGACGACGTCGCTGCCGGTGACCTGCAGGCGGCCGCCGAAGAGGACCAGTCTCCCTCAAGCGGCGGTGACGCTGTCGCCGCCAGCGGTTCCGGCGGCGCGAGCACTACGGTGACCACCGAGACGTCGTCCGGGTCGACGGCCGCAACCGACGACGCGGCCGACGCCGAGCCCACCACCGACGCGGAGCCCGCACTCAACCGGACGACCGTCGACGCCATCGAGAACCAGGTCGGTAGCATCGTCCGTCTCGAGGGCGAGATCACTGGCGTCCGCCAGACGAGCGGTCCGACCGTCTTCGAACTGAGCGACGAGACCGCGACCGTCGAGTGTGCCGCCTTCGAGGAGGCCGGCGTCCGCGCCTACCCCAGCGTCGAGGTCGACGACGTCGTCGCCCTCGAGGGCGAAGTCGAACGTCACCACGGCGACCTCCAGATCGAGACCGAGACGCTCGACGTACTCGAGGACGAAGACCGCGAGACCGTTCGCGACCGCCTCGAGAGCGCGATCCAGCAGGAGGCACAGCCGGCCGAAATCGACCTGCTGGCCGAGCACGACGCCGTCGTCGCCGTCGAGGACGGACTCGCCGACGCCGTCACCGCGATCCGACGTGCCGTCATGGAAGCGCGACCGGTCGTCGTCCGCCACGGTGCGACCGCCGACGGCTACGTCGCCGGTGCCGCTATCGAACGCGCCGTCCTCCCATTGATCCGGGAGAAACACACCCGCGAGGACGCGGAATACCACTACTTCGAACGGCGTCCCCTCGACGACCGTGTCTACGACATGGACGCCGCAACCGACGACGTCACCTCGATGCTCGAGGCTCGCGACCGCCACGGCGAACAGCTGCCGCTGGTCGTGCTCGTCGACGTCGGGTCGACCGTCGAGTCGGTCGACGGCTACGACCTGCTCTCGCTGTACGACGCGAACGCGATCGTCATCGACGACAGCCGCGCCGACGAGGAGATCACCGACGCCGTCGAGGTAACCGTCGCACCGTCGCTCGCCGGCGCCGACGTCTCCGACGTCACGTCGACGGCACTCGCCGCCAACGTCGCCGCCCACGTCAACGACGACGTTCGAAGCGAGATCGAACACCTGCCGGCGATCAGCTACTGGGAGGACACTCCCGAGGACTATCTCGAACTCGCGACCGACGCCGGCTACGACGAGACCGCGATCTCCGAGCGCCGCGAAGCCGTCGCGCTCGAGGCCTACTACCAGTCCTACAAGGACAAGCGCGAACTCGTCGCTGACCTGCTCTTTGGCGACAACGAGTCGCCGGAGGCACGGGACGGCGACCTCGCCGCCCACGTCTCCGAGCAGTTCCGCGCAAAACTCGATACCGAACTCGAGACCGCACGGGAGAACGTAGAGACCGAGGAAGTCGACGGCATCACCGTCGCCGTCCTCGACACCGCGGCGTTCACCCACCGGTACAACTTCCCGACGACGACGCTGCTGCTCGACGAACTCCACCGTCGACAGCACGACGAGGGGCCGTTCGTTACCCTCGGCGTCGGCGACGACGAACTGCACGTCCGTACGACCGAGTCGCTGAACGTCCGCGACCTCGGTAACGAAATCGCTGACGCAGCGCCCGACGCCGGCGTCCGCGTCGTCGGCGGTCAGGACGGCCACGTCGAGTTCCTCCCCGGCGAACGGGAGGCCGTCCGCGAGGCCGCGCTCGACGCACTCGACGAGACGCTGAACTAA
- a CDS encoding gamma carbonic anhydrase family protein: protein MLRSFDGTEPDVADSAYVDETAVVIGDVVVEADASIWPNTTIRGDHGTIVVGEGANVQDNAVLHEEAELEPYATVGHSAIVHDATVAERALVGMNAVVLDGAHVGEKAVVAAGSVVTEGTEVPPETLVAGSPAEPKAEVDDPRLEVTAERYMQLSSEHEETSERLD from the coding sequence ATGTTACGTTCGTTCGACGGGACAGAACCCGACGTCGCCGACTCGGCGTACGTCGACGAGACGGCGGTCGTCATCGGCGACGTGGTCGTCGAAGCCGACGCGAGCATCTGGCCGAATACGACGATCCGTGGCGATCACGGGACCATCGTCGTCGGCGAGGGGGCGAACGTCCAGGACAACGCCGTCCTCCACGAGGAAGCGGAACTCGAGCCGTACGCGACGGTCGGCCACAGCGCGATCGTCCACGACGCCACCGTCGCCGAACGCGCCCTCGTTGGGATGAACGCGGTCGTCCTCGACGGCGCCCACGTCGGGGAGAAGGCCGTCGTCGCGGCTGGAAGCGTCGTCACCGAGGGAACCGAGGTCCCTCCGGAGACGCTCGTCGCCGGTTCGCCGGCCGAACCGAAAGCCGAGGTGGACGATCCGCGACTCGAGGTGACCGCAGAACGGTACATGCAGCTCTCGAGCGAACACGAGGAAACGTCGGAGCGACTGGACTGA
- a CDS encoding DUF7557 family protein — MPTVELEEETVERLDRLRVEDESYDELVTELINIYEASEYTMFRAGD; from the coding sequence ATGCCAACCGTCGAACTCGAGGAGGAGACCGTCGAACGGCTGGACAGGCTGCGCGTCGAGGACGAATCCTACGACGAACTGGTCACGGAACTCATCAACATCTACGAGGCCAGCGAGTACACGATGTTCCGGGCTGGCGACTGA
- a CDS encoding metal-dependent hydrolase: MELTWHGHSTWHVSVGDTDLLIDPFFDNPKTDLEPSEVDTPDYVLLTHGHADHIAHAGEFSDAMLVATPELVSYCEEEFGFEDAVGGMGMNLGGTVECGDAYVTMVRADHTNGIMTEYDVDAGMPAGFVISDEHPHDAGPDATTVYNAGDTSLMSEMRDVIGEHLEPDAAILPIGDHFTMGTQQAAIATDWLDVDHVLPQHYDTFPPIETDPEAFAEYVDDAEVHVLSGDETFDL; this comes from the coding sequence ATGGAGCTCACCTGGCACGGTCACTCGACGTGGCACGTATCGGTTGGCGACACCGACCTGCTGATCGACCCGTTCTTCGACAACCCGAAGACGGATCTGGAGCCCTCGGAGGTCGACACGCCCGATTACGTCCTGTTGACTCACGGCCACGCCGACCACATCGCCCACGCCGGCGAGTTTTCGGACGCGATGCTGGTCGCGACGCCGGAACTCGTCTCCTACTGCGAGGAGGAGTTCGGCTTCGAGGACGCCGTCGGCGGGATGGGGATGAACCTCGGCGGCACCGTCGAGTGTGGCGACGCCTACGTCACCATGGTCCGGGCCGACCACACCAACGGGATCATGACCGAGTACGACGTCGACGCCGGGATGCCCGCCGGTTTCGTCATCTCGGACGAACACCCACACGACGCCGGTCCGGACGCCACGACCGTCTACAACGCCGGTGACACCTCGCTGATGTCCGAGATGCGCGACGTCATCGGCGAGCATCTCGAGCCTGACGCCGCGATCCTCCCCATCGGCGACCACTTCACGATGGGCACCCAGCAGGCCGCCATCGCCACCGACTGGCTCGACGTCGATCACGTCCTCCCACAGCACTACGACACCTTCCCACCGATCGAGACCGACCCCGAGGCGTTCGCCGAGTACGTCGACGACGCCGAGGTCCACGTCCTCTCTGGCGACGAGACGTTCGACCTGTAA
- a CDS encoding DUF7545 family protein produces the protein MSDVDTITVSIDADDSTDEVTIPAGLVDLVAEGDQTSAETIGDVTLLSFASRAHHIVHHGDGADEELEAQEERIMDLFEERFGVTFGEATGHQH, from the coding sequence ATGTCCGACGTAGACACGATCACTGTCTCGATCGACGCCGACGACTCGACCGACGAAGTCACCATTCCCGCCGGCCTCGTCGACCTCGTCGCGGAAGGCGACCAGACGTCCGCCGAGACGATCGGCGACGTCACCCTGCTGTCGTTCGCCAGCCGCGCCCACCACATCGTCCACCACGGCGACGGCGCGGACGAGGAACTCGAGGCCCAGGAGGAACGCATTATGGACCTGTTCGAGGAACGGTTCGGCGTCACGTTCGGCGAAGCGACCGGCCACCAGCACTGA
- a CDS encoding OsmC family protein, which yields MSKAVTTTSEEGFSATNDIRDFEQTIDPNGEEAPDTLEALLAAYGSCYVPALRVGGQQRDVEDLGKIEIETTGELNDDDKLESIQFDIRVEADVDDETGEKILERAFELCKVHDALKESLHAETSFEGGAF from the coding sequence ATGTCGAAAGCAGTCACCACGACCTCCGAGGAGGGGTTCAGCGCGACGAACGACATCCGAGACTTCGAACAGACGATCGACCCCAACGGCGAGGAGGCCCCCGACACCCTCGAGGCGCTGCTTGCCGCCTACGGCTCCTGTTACGTCCCCGCGCTTCGGGTCGGCGGTCAGCAACGCGACGTCGAGGATCTCGGCAAGATCGAGATCGAAACGACGGGCGAACTCAACGACGACGACAAACTCGAGTCGATCCAGTTCGACATCCGCGTCGAGGCCGATGTCGACGACGAGACGGGCGAGAAGATCCTCGAGCGCGCGTTCGAACTCTGCAAGGTCCACGACGCGCTGAAGGAGAGTCTCCACGCTGAGACGAGTTTCGAAGGCGGCGCGTTCTAA